tcTCTTCCCTCTATTTCTCTCAATCCAATGGCAATGACCAGCCAATTGAGCTCTCTACTCTTTGAGTTTTGGATGAGCACAATGAATCTCAGCTGACTTCAGAAAGTGGATTGCTTGTTTCTTGTTCAACAGTCGGCTCtaataattatttagttttgACAAAGCGGGAAAGGAATTAATGTAACTATCATTTTCGAATCTTTTGAGACTCCCACTTAAGCAATGAATTAGACCCACCACCCAACGCTACCACAAATAATGCAATTTGTGACGAGGACCGTCAAATTCTCAATTGGCTCCGAGGTGAGCTCCATGGTGCGCACAGTTCTAAAGATAATCTCAAAAGAATCAACGAATTAAGTACTCATTTGCCTACAAGATGACCATGAGAACGATATCAGAAAGACAGGGAGGGCAAGCATGGAGGCGGCTATGAGCTTTTCTTGACTGTAAGATTAAGATATAAACCTAAAGCAAAATAAGATAACACATTTCTGGCATTCAAAGTTAATCAGAGTCTAATATCATCTAGTATATCAAGGCACACTGAGCAAAACTGAGCAAGGCAAATTCCTGCCTTGAAATTAACTTCACAAGGATCGCAACATCTATCTTTTTTACTCATGCCCTTCAATCCCCAAATGAAATCCTCATTAGAAAAGATAGAGCAGGCATTGTAAGGATTGCTGACAGTAACAATGGAAGACTTCTGACATATGAAAGTGTCAAAACCACACTTAGTGGCCACACTAGTCATTTCCACCATGACTAAATTATAGTCATCGATCACGACTCACCGGCCATCAACAATCTTCAAAATTTAATATGCCTCTAATCCTAGATGCTTCAGATGAAACCATCAGATCCGTTATATAGCCTACAATTCAATACTAATTAAAGCCAAGAACAATGCAAAAGCAACAAAGAGAAAATTCACTCTCACATTTTAAAGTAGATTAACTTGATTCAATTAAAAATCTTCAATGTTATAAGTTACATCCATGGGAACCCACGCCTGAATAAAGATCCAAACACCCAAaaaaataacaacaacaacaacatcaATCAATTATCATGTAGCGTACCCAAGAAGTCCTCATCCCTGTATAAATAAAACCTGTAGAAACACACCAAAAAAATACTCATTACATAATAAACAAAGATTTAataaatgtaaaagaaataaattaagtcgTAGCTACTATAAATTCAACCCTTTCTTTTATAGATAGATCACAACCAGACGCTGGAAATTTTAAAACCATTACAGAGTCTTGTTCCTTTGTAACTCACACACACACTCTATTTAACGCAAATACTGTTCCATTCATTCATATATAAGCTCCGGCATATACTAGATGCACAAAATGAACAGATGAAATCAGCAAAACAGAGTAAAATAAGAGAGCACGCACTCTTTGTCGCCAAGCTTGACTTGGGTACCCCCATACTCGGGCAAAAGCACAGTGTCACCTTCCTTCACAGATGGAGGGATAGTTTTCCCTTCATTGCTCCTCAATCCGGGACCAACAGAGATCACCTTCCCCGAATTCAGCTGTTACGAACCAACATAATCACAATAATTAAGACCCATTCTCTATAAacgaagcacaaaaatcacaaattcaaattataaacaaaaaaaaaaaaggagaaaaaggaGAAGGCAAATACCTTGGTGGATGACTCGGGAAGGATAATACCAGCGGTGGTTTTGGAGGGAGGATTGATCTTCTCCACCAGAACGCGATTAAGGGTTGGAATCAAGCGCTT
The Hevea brasiliensis isolate MT/VB/25A 57/8 chromosome 18, ASM3005281v1, whole genome shotgun sequence genome window above contains:
- the LOC110670757 gene encoding 10 kDa chaperonin, mitochondrial, giving the protein MAKRLIPTLNRVLVEKINPPSKTTAGIILPESSTKLNSGKVISVGPGLRSNEGKTIPPSVKEGDTVLLPEYGGTQVKLGDKEFYLYRDEDFLGTLHDN